In one window of Janthinobacterium sp. 1_2014MBL_MicDiv DNA:
- a CDS encoding DUF378 domain-containing protein: protein MANIQSGTEGTARTELMAMRLNALDWVAMVLLIVGGLNWGLVGLFDIDVVARLLGDVTMASRTVYVLVGLAALYSIYLCVRKLPSKP from the coding sequence ATGGCGAATATTCAATCGGGTACGGAAGGGACGGCACGCACGGAACTCATGGCCATGCGCCTGAATGCGCTGGACTGGGTGGCCATGGTGCTGCTGATCGTGGGCGGCTTGAACTGGGGCCTGGTGGGCCTGTTCGATATCGATGTGGTGGCGCGCCTGCTCGGCGACGTGACGATGGCGTCGCGCACCGTCTATGTGCTGGTGGGCCTGGCTGCCCTGTATTCGATCTATCTGTGCGTGCGCAAGCTGCCGTCCAAGCCATGA